A window of the Helianthus annuus cultivar XRQ/B chromosome 4, HanXRQr2.0-SUNRISE, whole genome shotgun sequence genome harbors these coding sequences:
- the LOC118491521 gene encoding uncharacterized protein LOC118491521 — protein MTIYSQNKTSCFMLSLFCKTKNTHPTQRFASFSTLKLSVCASDQPVTPEQTELVGGESHPKTKLCRIHQPCRRHEDVAGVPRSIRYSLTGRGVMHRETAEKWLLVV, from the exons atgacaatttactcccAAAACAAAACTTCTTGTTTTATGCTGTCCCTCTTCTGTAAAACGAAAAATACACACCCAACTCAAAGGTTTGCGTCTTTCTCTACTCTTAAACTTTCAGTCTGTGCTTCTGATCAACCCGTAACACCGGAGCAAACGGAACTTGTCGGAGGAGAAAGTCACCCGAAAACGAAACTTTGCCGGATCCATCAACCGTGTCGGAGACACGAAGACGTCGCCGGAGTTCCTCGATCCATTCGCTACTCGTTGACCGGAAG AGGAGTGATGCATAGAGAAACTGCAGAGAAATGGTTG TTGGTGGTATAG